The sequence tatcaaaattttattttgaaccaatattatagcctttacgtacacttagtgtacgagaaaggcaaaaatcgtgaaaaaaaaatgtcactcattttttcaggtacttattctTAACCTTcttaagttgcattcgacgcagaatccagtccgactatgggctcggaagttatggccaaaacaccattttttcacaaaacaaaatcCCTTTTTTGGCACTtctgctcatccgatttgtttgtaacaagttgcgttcggcTAGAAATTTTATTAAGCataaaaacaaatatgaaaaataagacctatCTACAtattacacaacctcacttgatcagtacagttgctgatgaagaatgtgtacagccgccagacattctaaatactcacgctcctctaatatGGACGTGAACTATACACAtgtggcttgagaaatggattgcgagtgatttgactatgcgtccaatttgggaatctcgagctcgttcagtagccgctaggttgcgaaggccaacggaggtccttcgtagcttagttggttaaagcaccagtctagcgtactgtagggtcatgggttcgagtcccatcgaagggaaagtggttatctccaatacattttccaaatcactatcttccacataacgtagatattcacatatgagtttgtTACACCTGGCAACATGGTCCATCTGCAACAAAACAATATAATATGGCAACCCCAACATTTGTATACCCATTGCAGTGTAGTCGAAGCTGAATAAATTTAGTTATAAGTTTGACTGTTCCAAGAGCAGACGCGAGTTTTTAATTTGTCCCAATACAGTCCATTTTTTCTCCGAACAGCACATTTTTGGTCCTTCTGATTTCGGATTGTGCCTGTTCCGGATGATCGACCAACTTATCGCGCGGAAATGTTGGAGTTCGAGTGAATCGTAGTGGTCAAGAGAGTTGAAGTGAACACCCGGATGGTGTAATCGCGATCGTTGAAACCGTCGTAAAAAGTGACGCCATTACGTGAAAAAACGATCGGTGAAAAGAAGTCCGAAttcgacgccattttgaaatcgcATTGGCGAAGACAGTGCACGTGGAAAATGATCACTGCAGTTTTTGCATTGTGGTGAAGAAGACGCTCCGACGAGCAGAATTCTATACATTGACAGTACCAGTTTTCGTTGGTACAGTGATGACGCTACCGATTGTAGCTGATTTCGGAAAAAAGAGCAGTTAAGATTGTGTTCGATACCCACACAGCGGAAGTGTGGGCGATTCGAAACAGTGCGCGTGTCGAGTTTagctatagacgaatccaagtaaaaatatgaagaacacacaacggtgttaactttgacagatcctacagctcagcatagggagatcattttaaaatgcttataataaattctagacaaaatgtaattaaaatctgattgatgtatgatacggaaaaagttccgaactgtatgatagatacatttttggaaaatattcaaaaaattgagataatctttcagatatgtaattcagaactttttccgtaccgtacatcaatcagattttaattacattttgtctagaatttattataagcattttaaaatgatctccctatgctgagctgtaggatctgtcaaagttaacaccgtcgtgtgtcttcttcttatttttacttggattcatCTATTGAACGGAATAACAAAAGCTCCGACGGCGGAGTGTTCTGGCATTAGTAGTTGTGATTTCTCCGGGAAAAGAATACATCCACAGTGCGTTTGTGGATTTCGCTGTATCAGTGTCGACGgctgaagccgactccgatctgAAATAATTCGTAATCGTGGCATGTCGTTCGAAACGCCGATGCTAGGAAAAACCAAAGGTGATCCGCGGCGGTTGGGGGGTTTGCAAGAAAAAGAACAAACCCCATCAGTGAGtgaacagaaaacgaaaagaaaGGCCaaggaagaaatgaagaaaacaaTGGAGGAAGTGAAAGTGATGAACAGCCGATTGAAATCGGTTAGAAGCAAGTTGATGAGAGTGCAGGCGAGTTTAGAATCGAGCCAGGAGGATCCGAATTGTAACTTGAAGTGTAAGCAGTTTCTCCAACTACAGCTGAAAACGATTGAAAGTGCCTATACGGATTATAACATGCTCCACCAACGGGTTTTCGAAGCGGACGTTGGTGACGATGTACGAGAGGAAGCCGAGGATGCATACGTCACATTCGAGCAGCAATACGGTGAGTTATTCATTTTCATTACTAAATTGATTGATGATAACACCAAGAAGGAGGACGAAACACGATCAACGTCAGGTGCTCACCCAGTGCAGAGTGCAACGAGTATGGTCACCGAAAGTACGCCCCATCTCCCCCCGTTAAAAGTGCCATTGCCCACGTTCGATGGTACTTATGAAAATTGGTTCGCCTTTCGTTCGATGTTTGAGACGATTATGGGACGATACAGTGCAGAGTCTCCCGGAATAAAGCTGTACCATCTTCGAAACTCGCTGGTGGGAAAGGCAGCGGGAATCATCGACCAAGAAATCATAAACAATAATGATTACGAGGCGGCCTGGAAGATGTTGATTGAGCGGTTCGAAGATAAAAGGCTTATAATAGACAAACACATTGACACTCTTTCAGATGTACTTCATCCTGAGGATGATGGCGTGAAGAAACAAACCCCACCAACGTCCGTAACGAAGGTGGAGCCACCGAAGATTCCTGAACAACAGAGCAGGAATGATTCATCTGGAGTAACCGAAGTGGAGCAGCAGTCAACCTTCTGCGCTCAATCTAAGAACGCTGGAAGACAGATAATACTCTCTACTGCTGTTGTACTCGTGTGCGGAAAGGGCGGCCAACAGTATCCCTGTCGGGTACTACTCGATTCTGGGTCGCATACTAGTTTTGTGACGGAGCAATTTGCGACACTTCTGGGTCTGAAGAAGGAGTCGGCAAACATCAACATCAGCTGCTTGAACGATACACAGACCAAGGCTCGTTACAAGATTCACACCAAAGTGGAATCGCGTGTTAACGATTACACAGTATGCTTGGAGCTTCTCGTTGTTCCCAAAATTACCGGAATGCTGCCAACTAGCAGGGTGGATGTTGCTTCTCTGGCACTCCCAAACGGCATCCAACTAGCAGATCCTGGATTCAACGTTCCCGAGAAAGTGAACATGCTccttagactggcccagattactatggggagaaaaaaatgttgtcgaattccgaggggcaccccccagaattgtgtctttgggtgagaaaatcaatctctgaaaatttcagctcaatcgcttattgcataagctggcgcatttgatttgtagtttgtatggggatttcagccaaaatgtataggaaacctatataaaagttcatttaatcatcatacaatgttctgtgaaatttttctgtagcataccaactgccgtttttgcaattctgaggtcaatcgagcaatcagaaccaatttccagatcgaatgagtgacggaggtgtattttcctatacattttggccgaaatccccatacaaacttcaaatcaaatgcgccagcttatgcaacaagcgattgagctgaaattttcagagatagattttctcacccaaagacacaatcctggagggtgccccgtggaattagacaactttttgtttcctgggccagtctaatgctcCTAGGTGCCgacatattttttgatatgcttCTGTGTGGACGAATCCAAATACCAAGGAGTACCGCTTTATTACAAGAAACTCAATTTGGATGGGTTATTAGTGGTCCCGTTGCTACCGAGGAGTCAAGAGTGATTCATACATTTTGCACTACGACGTCCGAGGATACCGTCGATGCGATGGTAAGAAGATTCTGGGAAATTGAGTCATTCGGTGATGCTGAATCACCGAGATCAACGGTAGAAGAAGAGTGTGTGCAACATTTCGAACAAACCCACGAGCGTTCAACGGCAGGCAGGTATATAGTGCGTCTACCTTTCAACGAGAAGAAGAAGCTGTTGGGAAATTCCAAGCATATGGCTGCGAAGCGATTCTATGGTTTAGAGAAACGTTTAGATGGAGTTCCGGAACTAAAGAAAAAGTACAacgaatttttgaacgattatGCATCGCTGGGTCACATGGTAGAGAACACGAATCCTGATATTTCGCCAGGCTTCTATCTACCACATCATTACGTTCTGAAGCCCACTAGTACTACCACAAAACTACGCGTGGTTTTCGATGGCTCGGCTGTCTCTGACACAGGTGTTTCCATCAATCAAACGCAAATGATAGGTCCAATTGTACAAAACGATTTAGTTtcgattcttttgaatttccgatCCCATCGAATTGCGTTCACTGTCGATATTCCTAAGATGTATCGGCAAGTTGCTGTACACGAAGACGACCGATGCTACCAGAGAATTCTTTGGAGAGAAACTCGAGACGATCCGCTGAAGGCGTACGATTTACAGACCGTGACGTACGGCTTAGCCTCATCCCCGTTCCTTGCAACCATGTCACTCCGTCAGTTGACCGAAGATGAGGGTACCCAATTTCCACTGGCTGCCAACGCAATCAAGAAATCTTGCTATATGGATGATGCATTAGTGGGAGCCAGCACTCTGCCCGAAGCAATAGAGTTAAAGAATCAGATAGTTGGTATGCTGGAGAGAGGGTGCTTTAGTGTACACAAATTTGCCTCGAATTCTCAGGAATTGTTAGCAGATGTTCCGGAGCAGCAACGAGAACAAGGAGTTGAGATCGAGGATCCTAGCATTAACGTTGTTATGAAAACACTAGGTGTCGCTTGGAATCCTGTGAATGATCAATTCACAATCGCTCTTCCAACACATCAGACCGGCGAGAATATTGTTCATACGAAACGAACAATCCTAAGTCAAATTGCTAGAATCTACGACCCGTTGGGGTTTGTAGGTCCCGCACTAACGGCGGCGAAATTGATAATGCGTGAGCTGTGGTCACTGAATCTCGAGTGGGACCAACCGGTTCCTGAAGCTATGGTGCAACTGTGGATGGACTACTATCAGCAACTTTCCAGtttgaacaaattgaaaatcCCTCGATGGATCCTAAATGAGGATGCGTGCGAAATTGAACTTCACGGTTTTGCAGATCATACGGTGCGTGCAGACGGCACCGCGGAAATGAAGTTGGTATGCAGCAAATCACGAGTGCTCCCACGAAAGACGAACAAGCAAAAGCAGATTACCACACCACGGGCAGAGCTATTGGCGGCAGTACTACTATCAAGACTGGCGGTGAAGATATTAGGATCGCTTGAGATTGGATTCAGTAGTGTTACTTTGTGGAGTGATTCTCAAATTGTCCTATGCTGGATCCAAAAATCGCCTGACCAGCTGGCGGTGTACATCGGAAACCGTGTTCGAGAAATACAAGGCGCCAGTCCTGCCATCTGGCGATATATTCCATCAAATGAAAATCCAGCTGATTGCTTATCTAGAGGAATTCCACCAAAGGATATGGAATCTCTCTTTTTATGGTGGAATGGTCCATCTCTGCTTCATGTGACTGACCCTATCATTGAGGAGCCGCCTTCTATGTTGGACGACGAAATACCTGAAGTAAAAAAGACGGTGTTAATTGCAGCAGTTAATACAAATCGTTTGCAGCTTTTTGATAGAATCAGTCGGTTTCTGATCATTCAGCGCGCAATGGCTTACGTTGTGCGTTTTTGCGATTATGTGCGAAGTGGTAGAAGGAAGCTTACAAAGGGTTTGCTAACAACAGACGAACTGTCACGAGCGACTACTTTGATCGTCCGATTAGTACAAGCTGAATGTTTTGCTAAAGAATTAAAGATACTACAAGCAGAGAAACCCGATCCGAAACTACTGCCATTCGGAAACTTGCAGCCTTTTATCGATCCCAACGATGGAGTACTAAGGGTAGGTGGTCGATTGAAAAATGCTCAGGTTCCATACGAATATAAGCATCAAGCTATGTTGCCTGAGAAACACCCTTTAACTGTCACATTAATCCGGCATCTACACCTAAACAACCTCCACATCGGCCAACGAAGCCTTCTAGCTATAGTGAGACAGCGTTACTGGCCTTTGAAGGCGAAGAGTATTATTCGAACAATTATACATCGATGTATCTCCTGTTATCGATCGAAACCAATTAAATCTACTCAACTGATGGGAGATCTACCGGATTACCGAGTTCAACCATCGTTTCCATTCAGTCGAACTGGATTGGACTTTGCCGGCCCGTTCAAGATTCGTGCAAGCCACAAGTTACGAAACGCTGCGACAGTGAAGGGCTACGTTTGTGTGTTTGTGTGCATGGCAACACGTGCACTTCATTTGGAGGCTGTATCGGATCTAAGCTCAGAAGCTTTTCTCGGAGCACTTCAACGATTCGTTAGTCGCAGAGGATTAGTAGAGCACCTGTATTCCGACAATGCAACCAACTTTGAGGGAGCCAATAATGAATTGCATCGCCTTGCTGAGTTATTTCGTGAAGAACGACATAAATTGGGTCTAGAAGCATTTTGTACGCAGCGTGGGATAACCTGGTCCTTCATTCCACCTCGTAGCCCACATTTCGGCGGGATTTGGGAAGCGGGGGTCAAATCCGTAAAAC comes from Armigeres subalbatus isolate Guangzhou_Male chromosome 2, GZ_Asu_2, whole genome shotgun sequence and encodes:
- the LOC134208950 gene encoding uncharacterized protein LOC134208950, with product MAAKRFYGLEKRLDGVPELKKKYNEFLNDYASLGHMVENTNPDISPGFYLPHHYVLKPTSTTTKLRVVFDGSAVSDTGVSINQTQMIGPIVQNDLVSILLNFRSHRIAFTVDIPKMYRQVAVHEDDRCYQRILWRETRDDPLKAYDLQTVTYGLASSPFLATMSLRQLTEDEGTQFPLAANAIKKSCYMDDALVGASTLPEAIELKNQIVGMLERGCFSVHKFASNSQELLADVPEQQREQGVEIEDPSINVVMKTLGVAWNPVNDQFTIALPTHQTGENIVHTKRTILSQIARIYDPLGFVGPALTAAKLIMRELWSLNLEWDQPVPEAMVQLWMDYYQQLSSLNKLKIPRWILNEDACEIELHGFADHTVRADGTAEMKLVCSKSRVLPRKTNKQKQITTPRAELLAAVLLSRLAVKILGSLEIGFSSVTLWSDSQIVLCWIQKSPDQLAVYIGNRVREIQGASPAIWRYIPSNENPADCLSRGIPPKDMESLFLWWNGPSLLHVTDPIIEEPPSMLDDEIPEVKKTVLIAAVNTNRLQLFDRISRFLIIQRAMAYVVRFCDYVRSGRRKLTKGLLTTDELSRATTLIVRLVQAECFAKELKILQAEKPDPKLLPFGNLQPFIDPNDGVLRVGGRLKNAQVPYEYKHQAMLPEKHPLTVTLIRHLHLNNLHIGQRSLLAIVRQRYWPLKAKSIIRTIIHRCISCYRSKPIKSTQLMGDLPDYRVQPSFPFSRTGLDFAGPFKIRASHKLRNAATVKGYVCVFVCMATRALHLEAVSDLSSEAFLGALQRFVSRRGLVEHLYSDNATNFEGANNELHRLAELFREERHKLGLEAFCTQRGITWSFIPPRSPHFGGIWEAGVKSVKLLLKRILAEHNLSYEQLSTVLTQIEAILNSRTLTSVSDDPNDVRAITPAHFLIGREFQAIPEPSCTEISPGRLSKWQFLQDLKQKFWNLWITHFLHELQQPQKDFNITTFKVGALVLIVDENVPPLQWMLARIVELIAGKDGHIRVVRPILPSGSTTTRAVKKICLLPLDAEADSTV